A genome region from Haliotis asinina isolate JCU_RB_2024 chromosome 11, JCU_Hal_asi_v2, whole genome shotgun sequence includes the following:
- the LOC137255266 gene encoding peptidoglycan-recognition protein SC2-like, producing the protein MAPILVFVAFLATAVTEVRAAQCACATGNVNVRSGVGTRYSILGVLRVGRCTSFEGDRRYGWVRVNFKGRNGWISGRYVNIQTCSGSSGTSGSTSSVCPRITSRSEWGASPPRSTSKLNRPVKYAFIHHGASAPCFSQSSCSAMVRRYQNQHMNRNGWSDIGYNFLIGEDGNVYEGRGWDRRGAHTRGYNSVGLGFCFIGNFMKRAPNSAALNTAKALIACGVSMGKIQSNYILRGHRDMGSTDCPGTALYNIIRRWPNY; encoded by the exons ATGGCACCTATTCTGGTCTTCGTTGCCTTTTTGGCAACAGCTGTAACTGAAGTTAGAGCTGCACAGTGCGCATGCGCTACCGGAAATGTTAATGTCCGCTCCGGTGTGGGGACGAGGTATTCCATTCTGGGTGTCTTGAGAGTTGGACGCTGCACTTCCTTCGAAGGCGACAGGAGATATGGATGGGTTCGCGTCAATTTCAAGGGAAGG AACGGATGGATTTCGGGGCGTTACGTGAACATTCAGACTTGTTCGGGTAGTTCCGGCACTTCAG GAAGCACCAGCTCTGTCTGTCCCCGTATCACCAGTAGGTCCGAGTGGGGCGCTAGCCCTCCACGGTCTACCAGCAAACTTAACAGGCCTGTGAAATACGCTTTCATCCATCATGGAGCGAGTGCACCCTGTTTTAGCCAGAGCTCTTGCTCCGCCATGGTCAGGAGATATCAGAATCAACATATGAACAGgaacg GCTGGAGTGACATCGGCTACAACTTCCTCATAGGCGAGGACGGCAACGTCTATGAGGGTCGTGGCTGGGACAGAAGAGGAGCTCACACACGGGGCTACAACAGTGTTGGTCTGG GTTTCTGTTTCATCGGTAACTTCATGAAGCGAGCCCCCAACAGTGCAGCTCTCAACACGGCCAAGGCTCTTATTGCTTGTGGCGTCAGCATGGGCAAGATTCAGTCCAACTACATCCTCAGAGGCCACCGCGACATGGGCAGCACTGACTGCCCCGGGACCGCTCTATACAACATCATCAGAAGGTGGCCGAACTATTGA